The Lacipirellula parvula genome window below encodes:
- the nusG gene encoding transcription termination/antitermination protein NusG: MDDELNVTGANSSAPAVVEPEIDDDPSEVIPVEQKPLSRASAVSTEAEVAAKKAAEPQGPVQMDWYILKVQSNRERSIADALKRKVAIEGLQKYVDVDNILVPTEKVTEFKAGKKKIVERKLYPGYIVVRMNINDDSWFAIRETSGIGDFTGAGGKPQPMLAHEIARIVQTDEEVSDDSPKLDIKFKSGDRVKVKDGTFEGFEGEVGTIDPQSGKVQVMISIFGRSTPVELEYWQVEGV; encoded by the coding sequence GTGGACGACGAATTGAACGTCACGGGTGCGAACTCGTCGGCGCCGGCAGTCGTTGAGCCTGAAATCGACGATGATCCTTCCGAGGTGATTCCCGTCGAGCAAAAGCCGCTGTCGCGGGCTTCCGCCGTGTCGACAGAAGCGGAGGTCGCCGCGAAGAAGGCTGCCGAACCTCAGGGACCGGTCCAAATGGACTGGTACATCTTGAAGGTGCAGAGCAACCGCGAACGCTCGATCGCCGACGCGCTCAAGCGCAAGGTCGCGATCGAAGGGCTGCAGAAGTACGTCGACGTTGACAACATTCTCGTCCCGACGGAAAAGGTCACTGAGTTCAAGGCTGGTAAGAAAAAAATCGTCGAACGGAAGCTTTATCCGGGCTACATCGTCGTCCGGATGAACATCAACGACGACAGTTGGTTCGCGATTCGCGAAACCTCGGGGATTGGCGATTTCACCGGCGCCGGCGGCAAGCCGCAGCCGATGCTCGCCCACGAGATCGCCCGCATCGTGCAAACTGACGAAGAAGTATCGGACGACTCGCCGAAACTGGACATCAAGTTCAAATCGGGCGATCGCGTCAAGGTGAAGGACGGCACGTTCGAAGGGTTCGAAGGGGAAGTTGGAACCATCGATCCGCAGAGCGGCAAGGTCCAAGTGATGATCAGCATCTTCGGCCGGAGTACGCCGGTCGAGCTGGAATATTGGCAAGTTGAAGGCGTGTAG
- the rplA gene encoding 50S ribosomal protein L1, with amino-acid sequence MPTVSKRMKASAKKRPAEAMPIAEAVAALKQFSATKFDQTVDIVMRLGVDAAQADQIVRGSIVLPHGIGKQLRVVVFAKGAQADAAKAAGADEVGEEELAQKILGGWMDFDACIASPDMMKVVSPLGRVLGPRGLMPSPRAGTVTPDVAKTVAEYKAGKVEFRNDKAGNVHAPIGKLSFDAEKLAENAKAFVDRVVSLKPSAVKGIYVKSAHVSGAMTPSVRLAI; translated from the coding sequence ATGCCCACAGTTAGCAAAAGAATGAAGGCCTCCGCCAAGAAGCGGCCGGCCGAAGCGATGCCGATCGCCGAAGCGGTGGCGGCTCTCAAGCAGTTTAGCGCCACCAAATTCGACCAAACGGTCGACATCGTCATGCGTCTCGGCGTCGACGCGGCTCAGGCCGATCAGATCGTCCGCGGCTCGATCGTGCTGCCGCACGGTATCGGCAAGCAGCTTCGCGTGGTGGTTTTCGCCAAGGGCGCCCAGGCCGACGCGGCCAAGGCGGCCGGCGCCGACGAAGTCGGTGAAGAGGAACTCGCTCAGAAGATTCTGGGCGGCTGGATGGATTTCGATGCGTGCATCGCGTCCCCCGACATGATGAAGGTCGTGAGCCCGCTCGGCCGCGTCCTTGGTCCGCGCGGTTTGATGCCGTCGCCCCGTGCCGGCACCGTCACCCCCGACGTCGCCAAGACCGTCGCCGAGTACAAGGCTGGTAAGGTCGAGTTCCGCAACGACAAGGCTGGCAACGTCCACGCTCCGATCGGCAAGCTGAGCTTCGACGCCGAAAAGCTGGCCGAGAACGCGAAGGCGTTCGTCGACCGCGTCGTGTCGCTCAAGCCGTCGGCCGTGAAGGGGATCTACGTGAAGAGCGCTCATGTGAGCGGCGCGATGACCCCCAGCGTGCGGTTGGCGATCTAG
- the rpoB gene encoding DNA-directed RNA polymerase subunit beta: MAVTAQRRLVTQNIRSFGSGRESFDLPDLTQIQTESYERFLQYNGGSTAKRKSEGLEAVLQEIFPIESYDKTIKLEYVRYELGKPRYSMDECRQLRLTYGRPFRIWLRLLKDQPVEEEVYLGDLPIMLGGGEFIINGAERVVVSQLHRSPGIDFVSEMDPGERRMYSCRVIPERGSWIELNTTKKDSVTVRIDQSGKFSAMTLLRAMSPELGSDAEILRRFYPVTKQKVVDGRSAGKLEGKVAVEDVVYPAESERAGEIIIESGQRITKNVAEIICTSGIKQVDVMEPPKTPHLLNALADDNTSSHEEALLRIYQRLRPGNPPQLEKARALFSEKFFDANRYRLGRVGRFRMNRKLNLNVSEDEMVLRPEDLVAAINYLLLLVAGENEAYVDDIDHLGNRRLRTIDELACDEIRKGFLKLRRTVQERMSLKDAADMTPRSLINPKSISAAIEYFFGRGELSQVVDQTNPLSMLTHERRLSALGPGGLNRKRAGFEVRDVHISHYGRICPIETPEGTNIGLISSLAMYATVDDYGFLVTPYRKVKNGKLTEEVVWLRADEESDAYVASADVPVKNNEIQGDTVVARYRSDFMVVPTEKIQYTDVAPSQMIGVSAGLIPFLEHDDANRALMGSNMQRQAVPLLIAEPPIVGTGLERDVARHSGMLVRAGHKGTVTYVDSNRIEIGQEKHELRKFVGLNERTCQNQKPLVKIGDKVEKGDVIADGAATFKGDLALGRNVLVAFMSYEGYNFEDAIIISEELVHNDTYTSIHIEEFDVEIRETKLGREEFTRDIPNVSEKALRNLDESGIVRVGTFVWPGDILVGKVSPKSKTELTPEEKLLHAIFGRAGEDVKNDSLEVPSGVEGIVIDTQKFSRRMSLSEDERKAFERSLKDAEKSGNEKIAAAFTALANEIEKILGKKLTDEDGNELIHNQEAQFVADQAVNFKVDNLDIRSDDRKKSVQQAYKQLWPEVEEAIDQRDRTLNSMKRGDELRSGVLQMVKVYVATKRVISVGDKMAGRHGNKGVISKILPIEDMPFLPDGTPVQIMLNPLGVPSRMNVGQILETHLGWAGAKLGFRAVTPVFDGATEEEINECLDKAGLPKHGKARLNDGRTGMPFEQETTVGFIYMLKLHHLVDDKVHARSTGPYSLITQQPLGGKARFGGQRFGEMEVWALEAYGAAYILQELLTVKSDDVEGRTKIYESMVKGENTLQAGTPASFDVLTNEIRGLGLNMQLEKRSL; encoded by the coding sequence ATGGCAGTCACGGCTCAGCGGCGGCTGGTCACTCAGAACATTCGTAGCTTCGGCAGCGGCCGAGAATCGTTCGACCTTCCTGATCTCACCCAGATTCAGACCGAAAGCTACGAGCGGTTCCTGCAATACAACGGCGGTTCCACCGCCAAGCGGAAGAGCGAGGGCCTCGAGGCGGTCCTGCAGGAAATCTTTCCGATCGAGAGCTACGACAAGACGATCAAGCTCGAATACGTCCGCTACGAGCTCGGCAAGCCGCGCTACAGCATGGACGAGTGTCGGCAGCTGCGCCTGACCTACGGTCGGCCGTTCCGCATCTGGCTGCGCTTGCTCAAGGATCAGCCGGTCGAGGAAGAAGTCTACCTCGGCGATTTGCCGATCATGCTCGGCGGCGGCGAGTTCATCATCAACGGCGCCGAGCGCGTCGTCGTGTCGCAGTTGCACCGGTCGCCGGGCATCGACTTCGTCTCGGAAATGGATCCGGGCGAGCGTCGCATGTACTCGTGCCGCGTGATCCCGGAGCGTGGCAGCTGGATCGAGCTGAACACCACGAAGAAGGACAGCGTCACGGTCCGCATCGACCAGAGCGGTAAGTTCTCTGCGATGACGCTGCTGCGGGCGATGTCGCCCGAGCTGGGTTCCGACGCCGAGATTCTCCGTCGCTTCTACCCGGTGACGAAGCAGAAGGTCGTCGACGGCCGCAGCGCCGGCAAGCTCGAAGGCAAGGTTGCGGTCGAAGACGTCGTCTACCCCGCCGAGAGCGAACGCGCCGGCGAAATCATCATCGAATCGGGCCAGCGGATCACCAAGAACGTTGCAGAAATCATCTGCACGTCGGGGATCAAGCAGGTCGACGTGATGGAGCCGCCGAAGACGCCGCATCTGCTCAACGCCCTGGCCGACGACAACACGTCGAGCCATGAGGAGGCGTTGCTCCGGATTTACCAGCGTCTGCGTCCGGGCAACCCGCCGCAGCTCGAGAAGGCTCGCGCGCTGTTCAGCGAAAAGTTCTTCGACGCCAATCGCTACCGCCTCGGTCGCGTCGGTCGCTTCCGCATGAACCGGAAGCTGAACCTGAACGTCTCCGAAGACGAAATGGTTCTGCGTCCGGAAGATCTCGTCGCGGCGATCAACTACCTGTTGTTGCTCGTGGCCGGCGAGAACGAAGCGTACGTCGACGACATCGATCACCTCGGTAATCGTCGTCTGCGGACGATCGACGAGCTGGCGTGCGATGAAATCCGCAAGGGCTTCCTGAAGCTCCGCCGCACCGTGCAAGAGCGGATGAGCCTCAAGGACGCGGCCGACATGACGCCGCGGAGCCTGATCAACCCGAAGAGCATCTCGGCCGCCATCGAGTACTTCTTCGGCCGCGGCGAACTGTCGCAGGTCGTCGACCAGACGAACCCGCTGTCGATGCTCACGCACGAACGCCGGTTGTCGGCCCTCGGCCCGGGCGGTTTGAATCGTAAGCGGGCTGGCTTCGAAGTCCGCGACGTGCACATTTCGCACTACGGCCGCATCTGCCCGATCGAAACGCCGGAAGGTACGAACATCGGTCTGATCTCGAGCTTGGCGATGTACGCCACGGTCGACGATTACGGCTTCCTGGTCACGCCGTACCGCAAGGTGAAGAACGGCAAGCTGACCGAAGAGGTGGTGTGGCTGCGTGCCGACGAAGAGTCGGACGCTTACGTCGCCTCGGCCGACGTGCCGGTGAAGAACAACGAGATTCAAGGCGATACGGTAGTCGCTCGTTACCGCAGCGACTTCATGGTCGTGCCGACGGAAAAAATCCAGTACACCGACGTGGCGCCGAGCCAGATGATCGGCGTGTCGGCTGGTTTGATTCCGTTCCTCGAACATGACGACGCCAACCGCGCGCTCATGGGTTCCAACATGCAGCGCCAAGCGGTGCCGCTGTTGATCGCCGAGCCGCCGATCGTCGGCACGGGCCTCGAACGCGACGTCGCTCGTCACTCGGGCATGTTGGTGCGGGCCGGTCACAAGGGAACGGTCACCTACGTCGACTCGAATCGGATCGAGATCGGTCAAGAGAAGCATGAACTGCGCAAGTTCGTGGGTCTCAACGAGCGGACCTGCCAGAACCAGAAGCCGCTGGTGAAGATCGGCGACAAGGTCGAAAAGGGCGACGTCATTGCCGACGGCGCTGCGACCTTCAAGGGCGACCTGGCCCTGGGCCGCAACGTCCTCGTCGCGTTCATGTCGTACGAAGGCTACAACTTCGAAGACGCGATCATCATCAGCGAAGAGCTGGTCCACAACGACACCTACACCTCGATCCACATCGAGGAGTTTGACGTCGAAATTCGCGAAACGAAGCTGGGACGCGAGGAATTCACTCGCGACATCCCGAACGTCAGCGAAAAGGCTCTTCGCAATCTCGATGAGAGCGGCATCGTGCGGGTCGGCACCTTCGTCTGGCCGGGCGACATCCTGGTCGGCAAGGTCTCGCCGAAGAGCAAGACCGAGCTCACGCCGGAAGAGAAGCTGCTGCACGCGATCTTCGGTCGCGCCGGCGAAGACGTGAAGAACGACTCGCTGGAAGTTCCGTCGGGCGTCGAAGGCATCGTCATCGACACCCAGAAGTTCTCCCGCCGGATGAGCCTCTCGGAAGACGAACGCAAGGCGTTCGAGCGTTCGCTGAAGGATGCGGAGAAGAGCGGCAACGAGAAGATCGCCGCCGCGTTCACCGCCCTGGCGAACGAGATCGAGAAGATCCTCGGCAAGAAGCTGACCGACGAAGATGGCAACGAGCTGATTCACAACCAAGAGGCGCAGTTTGTCGCCGATCAGGCTGTGAACTTCAAGGTCGACAATCTCGACATCCGCAGCGACGACCGCAAGAAGTCGGTGCAGCAAGCCTACAAGCAGCTGTGGCCGGAAGTCGAAGAGGCGATCGATCAGCGCGATCGGACGCTCAACTCGATGAAGCGCGGCGACGAGCTCCGCAGCGGCGTGTTGCAGATGGTCAAGGTTTACGTCGCGACGAAGCGAGTGATCTCGGTCGGCGACAAGATGGCCGGTCGTCACGGTAATAAGGGCGTTATCTCCAAGATCTTGCCGATCGAGGATATGCCGTTCCTGCCGGACGGCACCCCGGTGCAGATCATGCTGAACCCGCTCGGCGTGCCGAGCCGTATGAACGTGGGCCAGATTCTGGAGACCCACCTCGGTTGGGCGGGCGCCAAGCTCGGCTTCCGCGCGGTAACTCCGGTGTTCGACGGCGCCACGGAAGAAGAGATCAACGAGTGTCTCGACAAGGCTGGCTTGCCGAAGCACGGCAAGGCCCGCCTGAACGACGGCCGCACTGGCATGCCGTTCGAGCAGGAAACGACGGTCGGCTTCATCTACATGTTGAAGCTCCATCACTTGGTGGACGACAAGGTCCACGCCCGCAGCACGGGGCCGTACTCGCTCATCACCCAACAACCGTTGGGCGGCAAGGCGCGGTTCGGCGGCCAACGCTTCGGCGAGATGGAAGTGTGGGCCCTCGAGGCCTACGGCGCCGCCTATATCCTGCAAGAACTGCTGACGGTGAAGAGCGACGACGTCGAAGGACGCACGAAGATTTACGAGTCGATGGTCAAGGGCGAGAACACGCTGCAAGCCGGCACCCCGGCGAGCTTCGACGTGCTCACCAACGAGATCCGCGGTCTTGGGCTCAACATGCAGCTCGAAAAGCGGTCCTTGTAG
- the rplL gene encoding 50S ribosomal protein L7/L12 yields the protein MSDAATIEFSDATKKLGDDIVKLTLKEAKELSDYLKEVHGIEPAAGGAVMMAAPGAGGGAAAAAEEQTEFNVIMDSFGDNKINVIKVVRSATGLGLKEAKDLVEGVPSKVKEGVSKEEAEKLKKELEEAGAKVTIK from the coding sequence ATGAGCGATGCAGCCACTATTGAATTTTCCGACGCGACCAAGAAGCTGGGCGACGACATCGTCAAGCTGACGCTGAAGGAAGCGAAGGAACTGAGCGATTACTTGAAGGAAGTTCACGGCATCGAGCCGGCTGCCGGCGGCGCTGTCATGATGGCTGCCCCGGGCGCGGGCGGCGGCGCTGCTGCCGCTGCTGAAGAGCAAACCGAATTCAACGTGATCATGGACAGCTTCGGCGACAACAAGATCAACGTGATCAAGGTCGTCCGCAGCGCCACCGGCCTGGGTCTGAAGGAAGCCAAGGACCTGGTCGAAGGCGTCCCGAGCAAGGTGAAGGAAGGGGTCTCGAAGGAAGAGGCCGAGAAGCTGAAGAAGGAACTCGAAGAAGCTGGCGCCAAGGTCACCATCAAGTAA
- the rpoC gene encoding DNA-directed RNA polymerase subunit beta' — translation MSILEGANYDRVNDYGSVKISLARPHDIRSWSFGEVKKPETINYRTYRPEKDGLFCERIFGPEKDWECACGKYRGMKYKGMICDRCGVKVTHSRVRRKRMGHIELAAPIVHIWFFKAMPSRLGSLLAMKTTSLEKVIYFQDYVVIDPKETALKPQQLLTEEEYRQAREQYGESGFEADMGAEAIRKLLQNLDLVKLSEQLRVDLRETGSKQKAKDLINRLKTVESIRDSDNKPEWMVLDVIPVIPPDLRPLVLLDSGNFATSDLNDLYRRIINRNNRLKKLVDLNAPEVIIRNEKRMLQQSVDALFDNNRCKRPVLGSSNRPLKSLTDMIKGKQGRFRENLLGKRVDYSARSVIVVGPRLKLHQCGLPKKIALELYQPFIIRRLKELGHADTIKSAKKMLERKDDEVWDILEEVITNHPVLLNRAPTLHRMGIQAFEPTLVEGNAIQLHPLVCRGFNADFDGDQMAVHLPLSIEAQVEAHTLMMSTHNIFSPGNGSPIISPSQDIVMGCYYLTMPVPEEKGDGMVFSSFNEVHTAYAAGKVGTHAAIKVRLPKDRCMRDDFDKKKGFGKRVETTVGRVMFNEILPKGMPFYNIAMRSSELARVISDCYEILGRRQTIELLDDMNQIGFRQSTLSGLSFATDDLITPDTKGKIIGEADKQVSKFNKLFQRGVITELERYNSVLDAWTHAREQITSEMMTRLESDYRTGGYVNPIYLMAHSGARGGIEQMRQLGGMRGLMAKPSGKIIETPIKANFREGLTVLEYFSSTHGARKGLADTALKTADSGYLTRKLADVAQNVVITMEDCGTTQGITKGIIYRGEKVEVNLVDSIRGRVSRANIVNPITDEVIVHENQLITGEIGRKIEQMGLEKIQVRSPMTCDASLGVCRRCYGMDLSTGSMVEEGMAVGIIAAQSIGEPGTQLTMRTFHIGGTGQHSVEDSDIKAKKGGIAKTARLKMVTNDSGQQVVLSRNGEIALVDEKGREVEKYEVPTGAVLAVKEDDVVKAGQVICEWDPHSIPIIAETGGRIRYEDLVEGETMRGEKDPSGKLRYVILEHKGDLHPQLVVEDPADGKILDFYYMPERAHIEVDEGQTITPGTLVAKTPREASGTQDITGGLPRVTEIFEARKPKDPAVIAEIDGLVELLGEKKRGKRSIIVRSETGIEREHLVSHSKHLRVHAGDHVRAGEALVDGPLVPHDILRISGEEAVQQYLTREIQNVYRSQRVEINDKHIEIIVSQMLRKVKIESPGDTDLLPGAVMDKFDFRSANEAVAKCLKITHRGDSEFAEGSVVPKEVIEQANATIESLGGDIAKGSKPKMATASTQLLGITKASVQSGSFISAASFQETTKVLTEAALAGRTDYLVGLKENVILGHLIPAGTGFKTIHESEVRIQPSALEALASEKERVLERSFPLLESALRTGGDGAGPTISEGNGHGNGERSPAPPAAPTGLDALLGGMTGPTGDDDLDDE, via the coding sequence ATGAGCATTCTTGAAGGCGCGAACTACGACCGGGTAAACGACTACGGCTCGGTGAAGATCAGCCTCGCCCGACCGCACGACATTCGTAGCTGGTCGTTTGGCGAAGTGAAGAAGCCCGAGACGATCAATTACCGCACCTACCGTCCGGAAAAGGACGGCTTGTTCTGCGAGCGCATCTTTGGCCCGGAGAAGGACTGGGAATGCGCCTGCGGCAAGTACCGCGGCATGAAGTACAAGGGGATGATCTGCGACCGCTGCGGCGTGAAGGTCACGCACAGCCGCGTCCGTCGCAAACGGATGGGCCACATCGAGCTGGCCGCGCCGATTGTTCACATCTGGTTCTTCAAGGCGATGCCGAGCCGTCTCGGCAGCTTGCTCGCCATGAAGACGACCAGCCTGGAGAAGGTGATCTACTTCCAAGATTACGTCGTCATCGATCCGAAGGAAACGGCGCTGAAGCCGCAGCAATTGCTGACGGAAGAAGAATACCGCCAAGCCCGCGAGCAATACGGCGAGAGCGGCTTCGAAGCCGACATGGGCGCCGAGGCGATCCGCAAGTTGCTCCAGAACCTCGACCTCGTGAAGCTCAGCGAACAATTGCGCGTTGATCTGCGCGAGACCGGTTCGAAGCAAAAGGCGAAGGATCTCATCAACCGGCTCAAGACGGTCGAGTCGATCCGCGATTCGGACAACAAGCCGGAGTGGATGGTGCTGGACGTGATCCCGGTGATCCCGCCCGATCTTCGTCCGCTCGTGCTGCTCGACAGCGGCAACTTCGCGACGAGCGACTTGAACGATCTCTACCGCCGCATCATCAACCGTAACAACCGGTTGAAGAAGCTGGTCGACCTGAACGCTCCGGAAGTCATCATTCGCAACGAAAAGCGGATGCTGCAGCAATCGGTCGACGCGTTGTTCGACAATAACCGCTGCAAGCGGCCGGTGCTCGGTTCGTCGAACCGCCCGCTCAAGTCGCTCACCGATATGATCAAGGGCAAGCAAGGTCGTTTCCGCGAAAACTTGCTCGGCAAGCGCGTCGACTACTCGGCCCGTTCGGTCATCGTCGTCGGCCCGCGGCTCAAGCTCCATCAGTGCGGTCTCCCCAAGAAGATCGCGCTCGAGCTGTACCAGCCGTTCATCATCCGTCGCTTGAAAGAGCTCGGCCACGCCGACACGATCAAGTCGGCGAAGAAGATGCTGGAGCGCAAGGACGACGAGGTGTGGGATATCCTCGAAGAGGTGATCACCAACCACCCGGTGCTCCTGAATCGCGCTCCGACGCTTCACCGCATGGGTATCCAAGCGTTCGAGCCGACGCTGGTGGAAGGCAACGCGATTCAGTTGCATCCGCTCGTTTGCCGCGGGTTCAACGCCGACTTCGACGGCGACCAGATGGCGGTCCACTTGCCGCTGTCGATCGAGGCTCAGGTTGAAGCCCACACGCTGATGATGTCGACGCATAACATCTTCAGCCCAGGCAACGGCTCGCCGATTATCAGCCCGTCGCAAGACATCGTGATGGGTTGCTACTACCTCACGATGCCCGTCCCCGAGGAAAAGGGGGACGGCATGGTCTTCAGCTCGTTCAACGAGGTCCACACGGCCTACGCTGCGGGCAAGGTTGGGACGCACGCCGCCATCAAGGTACGGTTGCCGAAGGACCGCTGCATGCGGGACGACTTCGACAAGAAGAAGGGCTTCGGCAAGCGAGTCGAAACGACCGTCGGTCGCGTGATGTTCAACGAGATCCTGCCGAAGGGGATGCCGTTCTACAATATCGCGATGCGGTCGAGCGAACTCGCTCGCGTGATTAGCGACTGCTACGAAATCCTCGGTCGTCGTCAGACGATCGAGCTGCTCGACGACATGAACCAGATCGGTTTCCGTCAAAGCACGCTCAGCGGTCTGTCGTTCGCGACGGACGACCTGATCACGCCCGACACGAAGGGCAAGATCATCGGCGAAGCCGACAAGCAGGTCAGCAAGTTCAACAAGCTGTTCCAACGCGGCGTGATCACGGAGCTCGAGCGTTACAACTCGGTGCTCGACGCCTGGACGCATGCTCGCGAACAGATTACGTCGGAAATGATGACGCGGCTGGAAAGCGACTATCGCACCGGCGGCTACGTCAACCCGATCTACCTGATGGCCCACTCCGGCGCTCGAGGCGGCATCGAACAGATGCGGCAGCTCGGCGGTATGCGTGGTCTGATGGCGAAGCCGTCCGGTAAGATTATCGAAACGCCGATCAAGGCGAACTTCCGCGAAGGCCTGACGGTGCTCGAGTACTTCTCCAGTACTCACGGCGCCCGTAAGGGCTTGGCTGATACGGCTCTGAAGACGGCCGACTCCGGGTACCTCACCCGTAAGCTGGCCGACGTCGCTCAGAACGTCGTCATCACGATGGAAGACTGCGGCACGACCCAAGGCATCACCAAGGGCATTATCTACCGCGGCGAAAAGGTGGAAGTGAACCTGGTCGACTCGATTCGCGGTCGCGTCAGCCGGGCGAACATCGTCAACCCGATCACCGACGAAGTGATCGTCCACGAAAACCAGCTGATCACCGGCGAAATCGGTCGCAAAATCGAGCAAATGGGCCTGGAGAAGATCCAGGTCCGCAGCCCGATGACCTGCGACGCATCGCTCGGCGTCTGCCGCCGCTGCTACGGTATGGACTTGTCGACCGGTTCGATGGTCGAAGAAGGTATGGCCGTCGGCATCATCGCTGCTCAGTCAATCGGTGAACCTGGTACTCAGCTGACGATGCGGACGTTCCACATCGGCGGCACCGGCCAGCACTCGGTCGAAGATAGCGACATCAAGGCGAAGAAGGGCGGTATCGCCAAGACCGCTCGCCTGAAGATGGTGACCAACGACTCCGGCCAGCAAGTCGTGCTTTCGCGAAACGGCGAAATCGCGCTGGTCGACGAGAAGGGGCGCGAAGTCGAAAAGTACGAGGTCCCGACCGGCGCCGTGTTGGCGGTGAAGGAAGACGACGTCGTCAAGGCTGGTCAGGTCATCTGCGAATGGGATCCGCATAGCATCCCGATCATCGCCGAAACGGGCGGTCGCATCCGCTACGAAGACCTCGTCGAAGGCGAGACGATGCGCGGCGAGAAGGACCCCAGCGGCAAGCTCCGCTACGTCATTCTCGAACACAAGGGCGATCTCCATCCGCAGCTCGTGGTTGAAGACCCGGCCGACGGCAAGATTCTCGACTTCTACTACATGCCTGAACGGGCTCACATCGAAGTCGACGAAGGTCAGACCATCACCCCGGGTACGCTCGTCGCCAAGACGCCTCGCGAAGCTTCGGGAACGCAGGACATCACCGGCGGTCTGCCCCGCGTCACCGAAATTTTCGAAGCTCGCAAGCCGAAGGATCCGGCGGTCATCGCCGAAATCGACGGCTTGGTCGAACTACTCGGCGAGAAGAAGCGCGGCAAGCGTTCGATCATCGTTCGCAGCGAAACGGGCATCGAGCGCGAGCACTTGGTGTCGCACTCGAAGCACTTGCGAGTTCATGCCGGCGATCACGTCCGTGCTGGCGAAGCCCTCGTCGACGGGCCGCTGGTGCCGCACGACATTCTGCGGATCTCGGGCGAAGAGGCTGTGCAGCAGTACCTCACCCGCGAAATTCAGAACGTTTACCGCAGCCAGCGCGTGGAAATCAACGACAAGCACATCGAGATCATCGTTTCGCAAATGTTGCGGAAGGTGAAGATCGAATCGCCGGGCGACACCGACCTGTTGCCGGGCGCCGTGATGGACAAGTTCGATTTCCGCTCGGCCAACGAAGCGGTGGCGAAGTGTCTGAAGATCACCCACCGCGGCGACAGCGAGTTCGCCGAAGGTTCGGTGGTGCCGAAGGAAGTGATCGAGCAAGCCAACGCGACGATCGAATCGCTCGGCGGCGACATCGCCAAGGGTTCGAAGCCGAAGATGGCGACCGCCAGCACCCAGCTCTTGGGCATCACCAAGGCGTCGGTGCAGTCGGGCAGCTTCATCTCGGCCGCGAGCTTCCAGGAAACGACGAAGGTCCTCACCGAAGCAGCCCTCGCCGGCCGCACCGACTACCTAGTCGGTCTGAAGGAAAACGTCATTCTTGGTCACTTGATTCCAGCCGGTACCGGTTTCAAGACGATTCACGAATCGGAAGTCCGCATCCAACCTTCGGCTCTCGAGGCTCTGGCTTCGGAGAAGGAGCGGGTGCTGGAGCGTTCGTTCCCGCTGCTGGAATCGGCGTTGCGGACGGGCGGCGATGGCGCCGGCCCGACGATCTCCGAAGGAAACGGCCACGGCAATGGCGAACGTTCGCCAGCCCCGCCGGCTGCTCCGACCGGCCTCGACGCCCTCTTGGGCGGCATGACCGGCCCGACGGGCGACGACGATTTGGACGATGAGTAA
- the rplJ gene encoding 50S ribosomal protein L10 codes for MSKYLKDLITDDLKKRLDGVEDVLVVDIAGLEANKNVELRKQLRQKGIKMLMVKTSLARRATEGTALSAAFEGSEGSATIVWGAEDIVSLAKEITKYTDDKAYAPFAPKGGSMGGSKLSAADVKKVSTWPSRTEQLSLLVGQILAPGANLASQLLGPGAKLASQVKKKSEEEG; via the coding sequence ATGAGCAAATACCTAAAAGACCTGATTACCGACGACTTGAAGAAGCGTCTGGACGGCGTTGAGGACGTGTTGGTCGTCGATATCGCCGGGCTGGAAGCCAACAAGAACGTCGAGTTGCGGAAGCAGCTTCGCCAGAAGGGCATCAAGATGCTCATGGTGAAGACGAGCCTGGCCCGTCGCGCGACCGAAGGGACTGCACTCTCGGCAGCCTTCGAAGGCAGCGAAGGGTCGGCGACGATCGTCTGGGGCGCCGAAGACATCGTCTCGTTGGCCAAGGAAATCACGAAGTACACCGACGACAAGGCATACGCTCCGTTCGCCCCTAAGGGCGGGTCGATGGGCGGGTCGAAGTTGTCGGCCGCCGACGTGAAGAAGGTCAGCACCTGGCCGAGCCGCACCGAGCAACTCAGCTTGCTCGTGGGGCAAATCCTGGCTCCAGGGGCCAACCTGGCGTCTCAACTGTTGGGTCCGGGCGCCAAGCTCGCGAGCCAGGTCAAGAAGAAAAGCGAAGAAGAGGGTTGA
- the rplK gene encoding 50S ribosomal protein L11 translates to MAKQLVGVAKFQIPGGQATPAPPVGTSLGKYGINLGQFVQAFNDRTKEAAGMMIPVVVSVYNDRSFDFYTKSPPAAVLLKKVAGLAKGSGVPNKTKVGTVTRAQLAEIATLKMNDLNSRDVEHAVRMIEGTARSMGLVVEG, encoded by the coding sequence ATGGCAAAACAGTTAGTCGGAGTCGCGAAGTTCCAGATTCCGGGAGGTCAGGCGACGCCTGCTCCTCCGGTCGGTACTTCGCTCGGTAAGTACGGCATCAACCTGGGCCAGTTCGTCCAGGCGTTCAACGACCGGACGAAAGAAGCCGCTGGAATGATGATTCCGGTGGTGGTGAGCGTCTACAACGACCGGTCGTTCGATTTCTATACCAAAAGCCCGCCAGCGGCCGTCTTGCTGAAGAAGGTCGCGGGGTTGGCGAAGGGCTCGGGCGTGCCGAACAAGACGAAAGTCGGCACGGTCACTCGCGCTCAATTGGCCGAGATCGCAACGCTGAAGATGAACGATCTGAACTCGCGCGACGTTGAGCACGCGGTTCGCATGATCGAAGGCACGGCGCGCAGCATGGGCCTGGTGGTCGAAGGCTAG